In a genomic window of Novosphingobium sp. KA1:
- a CDS encoding alkaline phosphatase: MRPFDRRHALQLLGAGGAGLIGTLPFTAFGQERPYPRNLMADPKFGSDPFTLGVASGDPASDGFVIWTRLAPNPLEPYGGMALKPVAVLWEVAEDEHFATIAMRGEALAHPELAHSVHVEVAGLRPDRPYWYRFRVGSEQSMTGRSRTLPAAGAKVQRLRFVAAGCQHYEQGLYTAWRHIADEALDFVFHYGDYIYEGPDHGAGPFKANGRSYDEVRRHVGGEIYTLDDYRRRYALYKSDADLKAAHASAPFWMSFDDHEIDNNWAADFDQDGTPPEVFAFRRAMAMQAYYEHMPLRRTSMPQGGHMRMYRGARYGDLLNAFVLDTRQYRADQLYGDTLAPLGPEAFAERSIMGAAQEKWLYDGLGASDTRWNLIAHQVMVMNLDQRKVSPKKGASDHATYSMDQWPGYMANRRRLLDCIDKRCPGNVVNVTGDAHRHYAGDLVQDEYAPGADGKVISSEFLATSISSGADGQGDEDAYSRQVRADNAFLRATTDQRGYLLCDVSPAEWVGELKVLDRVTTSGGSLSTYARFAIEHGKPGLQRA; the protein is encoded by the coding sequence ATGCGCCCCTTCGATCGTCGCCACGCCCTTCAGTTGCTCGGTGCCGGCGGTGCCGGCCTGATCGGCACCCTGCCGTTTACAGCTTTCGGGCAGGAGCGCCCTTATCCGCGCAACCTCATGGCCGATCCGAAATTCGGCAGCGATCCCTTCACGCTGGGTGTGGCCTCGGGCGATCCGGCAAGCGACGGCTTCGTGATCTGGACCCGGCTCGCGCCCAACCCGCTCGAACCCTATGGCGGCATGGCGCTGAAGCCCGTCGCGGTGCTGTGGGAAGTGGCTGAGGACGAACATTTCGCGACGATCGCCATGAGGGGTGAGGCGCTGGCACATCCGGAGCTTGCCCATTCGGTCCATGTCGAAGTCGCGGGGCTGCGCCCTGATCGGCCCTATTGGTACCGCTTCCGCGTCGGCAGCGAGCAAAGCATGACCGGCCGCAGCCGCACTTTGCCTGCTGCGGGTGCCAAGGTCCAGCGTCTGCGTTTCGTCGCCGCCGGTTGCCAGCACTACGAGCAGGGCCTTTACACGGCATGGCGTCATATCGCCGACGAGGCGCTGGACTTCGTGTTCCACTACGGCGACTACATTTACGAGGGCCCGGACCACGGTGCGGGGCCGTTCAAGGCCAATGGCCGCAGCTACGACGAAGTGCGCCGCCATGTCGGCGGGGAGATCTATACCCTCGACGACTATCGACGCCGCTATGCGCTCTACAAGTCGGATGCCGACCTCAAGGCCGCACATGCCTCGGCGCCGTTCTGGATGAGCTTCGACGATCACGAGATCGACAACAACTGGGCCGCCGATTTCGATCAGGACGGTACGCCGCCCGAAGTCTTTGCCTTTCGCCGCGCGATGGCGATGCAGGCCTATTACGAACACATGCCGCTGCGCCGCACTTCAATGCCGCAGGGCGGCCATATGCGCATGTATCGCGGGGCCCGTTATGGCGATCTGCTGAACGCCTTCGTGCTCGATACGCGCCAGTACCGTGCCGACCAGCTTTACGGGGATACCCTGGCTCCGCTCGGCCCTGAGGCTTTCGCGGAACGCAGTATCATGGGCGCCGCGCAGGAGAAGTGGCTCTACGACGGCCTCGGAGCATCCGACACGCGCTGGAACCTGATCGCGCATCAGGTCATGGTGATGAACCTCGATCAGAGGAAGGTCTCGCCAAAGAAGGGCGCGAGCGATCACGCGACATATTCGATGGACCAGTGGCCGGGCTATATGGCCAACCGCCGCCGTCTGCTCGACTGCATCGACAAGCGCTGTCCGGGCAATGTCGTGAACGTGACGGGCGACGCGCACCGTCATTATGCAGGCGATCTCGTGCAGGACGAATATGCACCGGGAGCCGATGGAAAGGTGATTTCGAGCGAGTTTCTGGCAACCTCGATCTCGTCGGGCGCCGACGGGCAGGGCGACGAAGACGCCTATAGCCGCCAGGTCCGGGCCGATAATGCCTTCCTCAGGGCGACCACCGACCAGCGCGGCTATCTCCTTTGCGACGTGTCTCCCGCCGAATGGGTTGGCGAACTCAAGGTGTTGGACAGGGTGACGACATCTGGCGGCAGCCTCTCGACTTATGCGCGTTTTGCCATCGAACATGGGAAGCCGGGTCTGCAGCGGGCGTGA
- a CDS encoding TonB-dependent receptor translates to MFSVSRTSIWMLGAGLAAICAPVAVEARTASIDVPAQPAAAGIQSFARQAGVQVLVEKDLTRGRRTNAVKGNLDIDEALGRLLRGTGLDVMSIDGTVITLGRRDGTAVAAPNRGGAILVEARRVPSRMTRKATAVVDTVRFDDVATLAGGDGSVVEQLVTLPGVTGIEEGDTPRFISIRGISANLNATTIDGLSIASIGSDGDGSRQVNLQLLPSNMSAGNEVYKSFTPELPGDAIGGVVNVATRSAFDHDGLYKVIDLNGIYSTYRGPAHINAITGSGAHWGEGIKGVVSDRFGPGGQFGIVLSGEYQKRIRNSAKYWQATKYYFSDAGKKLASPQDPNWNGLIVPYDQQYASYTNTLRSYGGSAKLEWQSADESLYASIMAFGRRRYEDSTMNKQDYYTKSAIYDQTEDGGRQQLNSIYTRYRHDNWDRRLFGVIGDLSWKAGAGVLEIRGGYNKALYDNHQYSIVARAYPKSAYITYASNGGPGNLPYVTSLSDVNALDPAKTTYNLSTAYDMFRVAREDMGNARIDYTWNAEEDDRGLGFAVGAEWRNLILRRNLDETEYKTGMVMTDYLFTPDYTALGAIGAMPWIDYRFVDKMAELTVDASNSAYDSLISDYRYDETTLTPYAALHYRTDRLALVWGVRLDHTRFAADTPYVSEGAIDGMTRNRGGYDFPLPSFSAEYRLARRTVLSGSASRTIGRPTPGDVAQARSVSCGETDDGGEGCTISQGNPDLKPRRATNLDVTFTQGFHGDKGLFGVSAFAKWIADDIYDLTSYTTVDDTTYKISQPLNASGSRIFGIEGRIENKGIKFAGQKFDLFANLTWMKGHMDVVSDSGTRSIDRMLYQPEILANAGVTWHTPFLRSAFTARYNYRGKYLESVGASPWLDEGRAGYGTVDLSLTQKITSFATLKYEFYNVLGEKPKWLMGDKLQHYTEVDDYGRTAFIHLIIR, encoded by the coding sequence ATGTTTTCGGTTTCGCGTACTTCGATATGGATGCTTGGCGCCGGGCTGGCAGCGATCTGCGCGCCCGTGGCCGTGGAGGCCCGCACCGCATCGATCGATGTACCCGCCCAGCCCGCCGCCGCGGGCATCCAGAGCTTTGCGCGGCAGGCCGGGGTGCAGGTCCTTGTCGAAAAGGACCTGACGCGGGGCAGGCGCACCAATGCGGTGAAGGGCAATCTGGATATCGATGAAGCGCTGGGCCGGCTGCTGCGCGGCACCGGGCTGGACGTCATGTCGATCGACGGCACCGTCATCACGCTGGGGCGGCGTGACGGCACGGCGGTTGCCGCGCCGAACCGTGGCGGTGCGATCCTTGTCGAAGCCCGCCGCGTGCCCTCGCGCATGACCCGCAAGGCGACGGCTGTGGTCGATACCGTGCGGTTCGACGATGTGGCGACACTGGCGGGCGGCGATGGCTCGGTGGTCGAGCAGCTGGTCACCCTGCCCGGTGTGACCGGCATCGAGGAAGGCGATACCCCGCGCTTCATCTCGATCCGCGGCATTTCCGCCAATCTCAACGCGACCACCATCGACGGTCTTTCCATCGCCTCGATCGGTTCGGACGGCGATGGTTCGCGGCAGGTGAACCTGCAACTGCTGCCCTCGAACATGAGCGCGGGAAACGAGGTCTACAAGAGCTTTACCCCCGAGCTTCCCGGTGACGCCATCGGCGGCGTCGTCAACGTCGCCACCCGCAGCGCCTTCGATCACGACGGGCTCTACAAGGTGATCGACCTGAACGGCATCTATTCGACCTATCGCGGACCGGCGCACATCAACGCCATTACGGGTTCGGGCGCGCACTGGGGCGAAGGCATCAAGGGTGTCGTCAGCGATCGCTTCGGCCCCGGCGGCCAGTTCGGCATCGTGCTTTCCGGTGAATACCAGAAGCGCATCCGCAACTCGGCCAAGTACTGGCAGGCAACCAAGTACTACTTCAGCGATGCCGGCAAGAAGCTGGCCAGCCCGCAGGATCCCAATTGGAACGGCCTGATCGTGCCGTACGACCAGCAATATGCCAGCTATACCAATACGCTGCGTTCTTACGGCGGTTCGGCCAAACTCGAATGGCAGTCGGCCGACGAGAGCCTCTATGCCTCGATCATGGCCTTCGGACGGCGCCGCTACGAAGATTCCACCATGAACAAGCAGGACTACTACACCAAGAGCGCGATCTATGACCAGACCGAGGACGGCGGCCGCCAGCAGCTCAATTCGATCTATACGCGCTATCGTCACGACAACTGGGACCGCCGGTTGTTCGGCGTGATCGGCGATCTTTCGTGGAAGGCCGGTGCGGGTGTTCTCGAAATCCGGGGCGGCTACAACAAGGCGCTCTACGACAATCACCAGTACTCGATCGTCGCGCGGGCCTATCCCAAATCGGCCTATATCACCTATGCCTCGAACGGTGGGCCGGGCAATCTGCCTTACGTGACCTCGCTCAGCGATGTGAACGCGCTCGATCCGGCAAAGACGACCTACAACCTCAGCACGGCCTACGACATGTTTCGCGTCGCCCGCGAGGACATGGGCAATGCGCGCATCGACTATACCTGGAATGCCGAGGAGGACGATCGCGGGCTGGGTTTTGCGGTCGGCGCGGAATGGCGCAACCTGATCCTGCGCCGCAACCTCGACGAGACCGAATACAAGACCGGCATGGTCATGACCGACTACCTGTTCACGCCGGACTATACCGCGCTGGGGGCGATCGGGGCGATGCCGTGGATCGACTATCGCTTTGTCGACAAGATGGCGGAACTGACGGTCGATGCGAGCAATTCGGCTTACGACAGCCTGATCTCCGACTATCGTTATGACGAGACCACGCTGACGCCCTATGCCGCGTTGCACTACCGAACGGACAGGCTGGCGCTCGTCTGGGGCGTGCGGCTCGACCATACGCGCTTTGCGGCGGACACGCCTTACGTCTCGGAAGGCGCGATCGATGGCATGACCCGCAATCGCGGCGGCTACGATTTCCCGCTGCCCTCGTTCTCGGCGGAATATAGGCTGGCCCGCCGCACCGTGCTCAGCGGTTCGGCCAGTCGCACCATCGGCCGCCCGACGCCCGGCGATGTCGCCCAGGCCCGCAGCGTGAGCTGCGGCGAGACCGACGACGGCGGCGAGGGCTGCACGATCAGCCAGGGCAACCCCGACCTCAAGCCCCGCCGGGCGACCAATCTCGACGTGACCTTCACGCAGGGCTTCCACGGCGACAAGGGCCTGTTCGGGGTGAGTGCCTTCGCCAAGTGGATCGCCGACGACATCTACGACCTCACCAGCTACACGACGGTTGACGATACCACCTACAAGATCAGCCAGCCCCTCAACGCTTCCGGTTCGCGCATCTTCGGTATCGAGGGCCGGATCGAGAACAAGGGCATCAAGTTTGCCGGCCAGAAGTTCGACCTCTTCGCCAACCTGACCTGGATGAAGGGGCACATGGACGTGGTGAGCGACAGCGGCACCCGCAGCATCGACCGGATGCTCTATCAGCCCGAGATCCTCGCCAATGCCGGGGTGACCTGGCACACCCCGTTCCTGCGCAGCGCCTTCACCGCGCGCTACAACTATCGCGGCAAGTATCTCGAGAGCGTCGGCGCCTCGCCCTGGCTGGACGAAGGCCGTGCGGGCTATGGCACGGTGGACCTCAGCCTCACCCAGAAGATCACCTCGTTCGCAACACTCAAGTACGAGTTCTACAACGTGCTGGGGGAGAAGCCGAAGTGGCTGATGGGCGACAAGCTCCAGCACTACACCGAGGTGGACGATTACGGCCGCACCGCCTTCATCCACCTTATAATCCGTTGA
- a CDS encoding FecR domain-containing protein: MPSIDDIAGAWAMRGDAGVLDAAEQAELDAWLDADRRHRGAFVRAQAVLNLLDAVPRPEAEQAGPRWQRWIRPAAVAAAVGGLAAMAASLALFLLGPTAPDYATEIGEQRQVTLADGSLAALNTGSQLDVAYSHARRDLTLRQGEAWFRVAHNRARPFEVTVGRVHVRATGTAFSVRSVAQGVRVVVSEGRVLAWVDGSGQRPMAIARGDEALLRTDIAVQAPPVAVDVDQALAWRRGEIGLDGETGLQAAAEFNRYSLRPIRIRNPRAAQYRLVGYFQTSQAQEFAQALASLTHAKVSSNGNEIVIE, translated from the coding sequence ATGCCCTCCATTGACGATATCGCCGGTGCCTGGGCCATGCGCGGCGACGCGGGAGTGCTCGATGCGGCGGAGCAGGCCGAACTCGATGCCTGGCTCGATGCGGATCGCCGCCATCGCGGCGCTTTTGTGCGCGCGCAGGCGGTTCTGAACCTGCTCGATGCGGTGCCTCGTCCGGAAGCGGAGCAGGCGGGGCCCCGCTGGCAGCGGTGGATACGCCCGGCTGCGGTGGCGGCTGCGGTGGGCGGCCTGGCCGCCATGGCTGCTTCACTGGCGCTGTTCCTGCTGGGGCCCACCGCGCCGGACTATGCCACCGAAATCGGCGAACAGCGTCAGGTCACGCTGGCGGACGGCTCGCTTGCCGCGCTCAACACCGGTAGCCAGCTCGACGTTGCCTATTCGCACGCGCGCCGCGATCTGACGCTGCGGCAGGGGGAAGCGTGGTTCAGGGTTGCGCACAACCGCGCGCGGCCGTTCGAAGTCACGGTGGGCCGCGTGCATGTGCGGGCTACCGGCACCGCGTTTTCGGTGCGCAGTGTCGCGCAGGGCGTGCGGGTGGTCGTCAGCGAAGGACGGGTTCTGGCCTGGGTCGACGGCTCGGGGCAACGCCCCATGGCCATCGCGCGCGGGGACGAGGCGCTGCTGCGCACCGACATCGCCGTGCAGGCACCGCCGGTGGCGGTGGACGTGGATCAGGCGCTGGCCTGGCGGCGGGGCGAGATCGGGCTGGATGGCGAGACGGGTCTGCAGGCGGCGGCGGAATTCAACCGCTATAGCCTGCGCCCGATCCGCATCCGGAACCCGCGTGCGGCACAGTACCGGCTGGTCGGCTATTTCCAGACCAGCCAGGCACAGGAATTCGCACAGGCGCTGGCAAGTCTGACGCACGCTAAAGTGTCATCAAATGGAAATGAAATAGTCATCGAATAG
- a CDS encoding RNA polymerase sigma factor, producing the protein MSAQDLREERIRWITSQILPHEAEVRAWLRRSLRGQGDVDDVVQEAYCRLSELPDHRHILNGRAYFFATVRSIVVHGVRRARLVPFEAADQAEIDGMPDEAPSPEQAVGARLQLRRALDLIAALPPAYRHALEMRRLHGFSQKETASYLGVTEKVVENNALRGLRLLMKMMAGDDDRHDDCKPDSARTPDPKPDTRDEPAIHALH; encoded by the coding sequence GTGTCCGCACAGGATTTGCGCGAGGAGAGGATCCGCTGGATCACCTCGCAGATATTGCCGCATGAGGCGGAAGTCCGCGCGTGGCTGCGCAGGAGCCTGCGCGGGCAGGGGGATGTCGACGACGTTGTCCAGGAGGCCTATTGCCGGCTGTCCGAACTGCCAGACCACCGGCATATCCTGAACGGCCGTGCCTACTTCTTCGCCACGGTTCGCTCGATCGTCGTCCACGGCGTGCGCCGGGCGCGGCTGGTGCCTTTCGAGGCGGCGGATCAGGCCGAAATCGACGGGATGCCGGACGAAGCGCCTTCACCCGAGCAGGCGGTCGGCGCGCGGCTGCAACTGCGCCGGGCGCTCGACCTGATCGCCGCGCTGCCGCCGGCCTATCGCCATGCGCTGGAAATGCGCCGGCTCCATGGATTTTCGCAGAAGGAAACCGCCAGCTACCTTGGCGTGACCGAGAAAGTGGTCGAGAATAATGCCTTGCGCGGATTGCGCCTGCTGATGAAAATGATGGCCGGTGACGATGACCGGCATGACGACTGCAAGCCCGACAGCGCCCGCACTCCCGACCCGAAGCCCGATACCCGAGACGAGCCTGCCATCCATGCCCTCCATTGA
- a CDS encoding carbohydrate porin, which translates to MRFALLKGACCAGAIALSLFAGMSAAMAQEAVSEDTTATETQAEATKPWQPLADDGITLALSYTGEAATNVTGGLRRDAAYAGQIYVGADLDMDRIVGIGGGTIHAAITNRHGDSLSALALGNNTSVQEIWGTQNTHLAILTWEQKLLNDRLMIEAGRSQANIHFLNSPIYCNFQGNSGCGNPTFVFKNSNFTYFPASSWMIRAKAEVLPHVTVHVGAYEVNPDRKRASDHGFNPSIKNATGVIVPWELGYSNEGKGVRLPGHYIVGGWFDRGDYADPLRDDQGGIAILTGREAQTRNGRSGIYFRFDQRLTRPDPNSERGLSVFGVAMTNLSGRVEESRFFDFGVVQTGTFAGRDADTIGFMISDQRFSDLAMERMRAARVSAGGDGKIQRHQYMMELAYGAQLGPAIRISPNVQYILHPDQTGAPFRTRDIKDALIFGFKFTIDAPTLLGR; encoded by the coding sequence ATGCGGTTCGCACTGCTCAAGGGCGCCTGCTGCGCAGGTGCCATCGCCCTTTCCTTGTTTGCTGGCATGTCTGCCGCCATGGCGCAGGAGGCGGTTTCAGAGGACACAACGGCCACAGAGACACAGGCTGAAGCTACCAAGCCGTGGCAGCCGCTGGCCGATGACGGCATAACCCTCGCGCTCAGCTACACCGGAGAGGCGGCAACGAACGTCACCGGCGGTCTGCGCCGCGACGCTGCCTATGCCGGGCAGATCTATGTCGGGGCGGACCTCGACATGGACCGTATCGTCGGCATCGGCGGTGGCACCATCCACGCCGCGATCACCAACCGCCATGGCGACAGCCTTTCGGCGCTGGCGCTGGGCAACAACACCTCGGTTCAGGAAATCTGGGGCACCCAGAACACCCACCTCGCGATCCTGACCTGGGAGCAGAAGCTGCTGAACGACCGCCTGATGATCGAGGCGGGGCGCAGCCAGGCGAACATCCATTTCCTGAACTCGCCGATCTACTGCAACTTCCAGGGCAACTCCGGCTGCGGCAACCCGACGTTCGTCTTCAAGAACAGCAACTTCACCTATTTTCCGGCATCGAGCTGGATGATCCGCGCCAAGGCCGAAGTCCTGCCGCACGTGACCGTCCATGTCGGCGCTTACGAGGTCAACCCGGACCGCAAGCGCGCCAGCGACCACGGCTTCAACCCGAGCATCAAGAACGCCACCGGCGTGATCGTGCCGTGGGAACTGGGCTACTCCAATGAAGGCAAGGGCGTGCGCCTGCCCGGCCACTACATCGTCGGTGGCTGGTTCGACCGGGGCGACTATGCCGATCCGCTGCGTGACGATCAGGGCGGCATCGCCATCCTCACCGGGCGCGAGGCGCAGACCCGCAACGGCCGCTCAGGCATTTACTTCCGCTTCGATCAGCGCCTGACCCGGCCCGATCCCAATTCAGAGCGCGGCCTCAGTGTCTTTGGCGTGGCGATGACGAACCTGTCCGGCCGCGTCGAGGAGAGCCGCTTCTTCGACTTCGGCGTGGTGCAGACCGGCACTTTCGCCGGGCGCGATGCCGATACCATCGGCTTCATGATCAGCGACCAGCGTTTCAGCGACCTTGCCATGGAGCGCATGCGCGCCGCGCGGGTCTCGGCGGGCGGCGACGGCAAAATCCAGCGTCACCAGTACATGATGGAACTGGCCTATGGCGCCCAGCTCGGCCCGGCGATCCGCATATCGCCCAATGTCCAGTACATCCTGCATCCCGACCAGACCGGCGCGCCCTTCCGCACCAGGGACATCAAGGACGCGTTGATCTTCGGCTTCAAGTTCACCATCGATGCGCCGACCCTGCTGGGACGATGA
- a CDS encoding fructose-specific PTS transporter subunit EIIC: MAKLYAVIDAADSAVQGVLAGEALRKAARARGRDIEIEVRTGQGVLNPLPEELQAGDTLLLVAANDEAGTALPLAPQRRVTLEAVLADPAAALVQEPQASTDTPRVVAITSCPTGIAHTFMAAEGLQEGAKQLGYAIRVETQGSVGAGSPLTAEEIAAADVVIIAADREVDRARFAGKRVFASSTKPAISGGKTLIERALTEAKVQGGAASAETAGAAAERAGPYKHLMTGVSFMLPFVVAGGLMIAMAFALGGINANGAAAEGTLAGALFRIGAQGGFALIVPALAGYIAYSVADRPGIAPGMIGGMLAANLGAGFLGGIVAGFIAGYGVEWLNRLIKLPKNLAGLKPVLILPLLGTLLTGLLMIYAVGTPVAAALAFLTEWLRSMQGSSAILLGVILGAMSAFDMGGPVNKAGYAFSVGLISSQVYTPMAATMAAGMVPPLAVGLATRLFRDRFTTEEREAGGAAAVLGLAFITEGAIPFAARDPFRVIPSLMAGSAIAGAISMAAGVELKVPHGGVFVLPIPGAVTHLAVYGVAILAGVLVSGVLVGLLKPRPTSAEAAAG; encoded by the coding sequence ATGGCCAAGCTCTACGCAGTTATCGATGCGGCGGATTCCGCCGTACAGGGCGTGCTTGCCGGGGAGGCGCTGCGCAAGGCGGCGCGGGCCAGGGGCCGCGATATCGAGATCGAGGTGCGCACCGGACAGGGCGTGCTTAACCCTCTGCCCGAGGAATTGCAGGCAGGCGACACGCTGTTGCTGGTCGCCGCCAATGACGAGGCTGGAACAGCGCTTCCGCTTGCCCCGCAGCGCCGGGTGACGCTGGAGGCTGTGCTGGCCGATCCGGCCGCCGCGCTGGTGCAGGAACCGCAGGCGTCCACCGATACGCCGCGCGTGGTGGCAATCACCTCGTGCCCCACCGGCATTGCGCACACCTTCATGGCGGCGGAGGGCCTTCAGGAAGGCGCGAAGCAGCTGGGCTATGCGATCCGCGTGGAAACGCAGGGCTCTGTCGGCGCCGGTTCGCCGCTGACGGCGGAAGAGATCGCTGCGGCCGATGTTGTCATCATCGCCGCGGACCGTGAGGTCGACCGTGCGCGCTTCGCCGGCAAGCGGGTCTTCGCATCGAGCACCAAGCCCGCCATCTCGGGCGGCAAGACGCTGATCGAACGCGCGCTGACCGAAGCAAAAGTGCAGGGCGGCGCGGCTTCGGCCGAGACCGCCGGTGCCGCTGCCGAGCGGGCCGGTCCCTACAAGCACCTGATGACCGGCGTTTCCTTCATGCTGCCCTTCGTGGTCGCGGGCGGCCTGATGATTGCCATGGCCTTTGCGCTGGGGGGCATCAATGCCAACGGCGCAGCGGCCGAGGGTACACTTGCGGGTGCCCTGTTCCGCATCGGCGCGCAGGGCGGTTTCGCGCTGATCGTGCCGGCGCTGGCGGGCTATATCGCCTATTCGGTGGCCGACCGTCCCGGCATCGCGCCGGGCATGATCGGCGGGATGCTGGCTGCCAATCTGGGCGCGGGTTTCCTGGGCGGCATCGTTGCGGGCTTCATCGCCGGTTACGGCGTCGAATGGCTGAACCGGCTTATCAAGCTGCCCAAGAACCTTGCGGGCCTGAAGCCGGTGCTGATCCTGCCGCTGCTGGGCACGCTGCTGACCGGACTGCTGATGATTTACGCAGTGGGCACGCCGGTCGCTGCCGCGCTGGCGTTCCTGACCGAGTGGCTGCGCTCGATGCAGGGATCGAGCGCGATCCTGCTGGGCGTGATCCTGGGCGCGATGTCGGCCTTCGACATGGGCGGGCCGGTCAACAAGGCGGGTTATGCCTTCTCGGTCGGGCTGATTTCCAGTCAGGTCTACACGCCGATGGCCGCGACGATGGCGGCAGGCATGGTGCCGCCGCTCGCCGTGGGCCTTGCCACCCGCCTGTTCCGCGATCGTTTCACGACCGAGGAGCGCGAGGCCGGAGGCGCCGCCGCCGTGCTGGGCCTCGCCTTCATCACCGAGGGCGCGATCCCCTTCGCCGCGCGCGATCCGTTCCGGGTGATCCCCTCGCTGATGGCGGGCTCGGCGATTGCCGGGGCGATTTCGATGGCGGCGGGAGTCGAACTCAAGGTGCCGCATGGCGGCGTGTTTGTCCTGCCGATCCCCGGCGCGGTCACGCATCTGGCGGTCTACGGGGTGGCCATTCTGGCGGGCGTGCTGGTGAGCGGGGTCCTTGTCGGCCTGCTCAAGCCGCGCCCGACCTCGGCGGAAGCTGCCGCCGGCTGA